One segment of Rubripirellula amarantea DNA contains the following:
- a CDS encoding VCBS domain-containing protein: MSLRRLSHLLSRTSSSNGRRDRSGRLIRRQTARRRLKSELLESRQLLTANPVADNDVFGVPPSPEIFEDDVSVTLNVLANDVDADGDIVPSLTVQLPSPSVNRGSLTNNNDGTFTFFLNDDFEDLAEGEVATETFEYRVEDATGGTATATVAITVTGVNDAAEIVEASNVPAIESGVGVVGANATGNLNHTDVDNDDDVWVAATLTNESGYGEFNLLADGSWTYTVDNEHPAVDALNVGDGLTEDFTVMTEDGTSVVVTVTINGSNDAAEIVEASNVPAIESGVGVVGANATGNLNHTDVDNDDDVWVAATLTNESGYGEFNLLADGSWTYTVDNEXPAVDALNVGDGLTEDFTVMTEDGTAFVVTVTIDGSNDAAIISEASNVPAIESGVAAGANATGVLSSEDVDDNDNAFQPSSSTGAFGGFEIGADGGWTYVVNESAVDELDLGDAVTESFMVSSVDGTMHEVTVTIEGANDAPVTMFDIGVTDENLPVTLDLVANDTDIDADDEPANFTLVSAVIRLATELVGTDLGSVSILANKLVFNPGTAYDQLNAGVASNVVIDYVMQDRAGAQAAGLVLITVAGANDTATISGDIAAGIGEDSEVPSGGLLTVADLDNAQDGFQVVSGGAGAFGAFAITENGDWTYTLNNAAVENLNVGDMETDTFTFTSIDGTASQVVTVTIEGANDDATITGDAAGSIDEDATTPLMGSLSVSDVDQGQAGFNVPADGSATFGTFAITENGDWTYTLXXAAVESLNVGESETDTFTFTSXDGTASQVVTVTIEGAXDDATITGNAAGSIDEDATAPLMGSLSVSDVDQGQAGFNVPADGSATFGTFAITENGDWTYTLNNAAVESLNVGESETDTFTFTSIDGTASQVVTVTIEGANDDATITGDAEGSTDEDSATPVTGTLNVSDVDEGEALFTIVEEGAGAFGTFTITANGAWTYTLDNAAVQVLNVDETEVDAFSFHSVDGSADFEVVVTISGSNDTPVAHSPDFSSTPTDEDTPVSGAIGTTFPIDAFATDPDDELGTAAFGFTDVYIDGVLATEDNIITYDANTGAFTFDPNNSDALQALAVNEVAEVLVEYTATDGEFTVTGTATFMVEGVNDVPAISQVVDDSGTVLEPNLFSDPLDGVSDGEESGVIDFTDVDLSDSHAASVSPTVVLAGNRPDLAALGSFVATLAPGGESTPARVEWTFTVSDEEIRVLDFGDTVTQTYTVTIDDGNGGTADQDVTITLSGTVNDFLVNTIADSTDSNPGDGLAEDASGNTSLRAAITEANLAGDANELNTIRFNVPGATLDPISGNIVLALGTRLPKITTQLGILGVDDGTGSSIEVFGGNLTGTADDGLLIESDDAYISDLHLTSFPRNGIQLRGDNAVFAGVNINQNGRDGIDLRGSASTRVESSVVSSNGRFGIVATEASDGSGGSNVIESNVIEGNVAIGVSVSSAGNNVTGNTISGNAQAGISLTTKGSSTIVAGNLIGGEAVAPEDVTTQRFGVLVRSTGNLIGVAESGNTIRGNSRGIFLLGGSASDNEIAGNLVSGNAEYGITISGSDNVQVVDNVISGNGGSGVIVTRSAQGTVIEQNLIGVEADGATAMGNGGNGVAVIGSSDDTIVRDNVIAANQASQVSVATASTRGTQVIENLIGFDASGVNSIAGGANAISVSATLSKIIGNQIAGSSTGIKVSGSDAVANEIIGNTIGTNASGDDHGGSFGISIEDGAFRTLVEANTLANSSQAAVRVTGDSIRNKISKNVMLGNGAGINLVSPGSPNDVGDADEGPNRLQNAPQILAPFTLTEVTNDAGVLVAQLEVDYFVNTDPANASYPLTIEFFVADSSGQGVQYIGSDTFTAQDFNNGTKTFTYGLALPSDEIVNGVPVDPGQTIEFISATATDRLGNTSELAFTNPLDVNNDLAVTALDALIIVNQLATTPAEGESSGAGLAAKNAMQSSLDVNRDGRVSALDALMVINRLAKLESGGSGGLAPSDVDDVFGADDDEALVLLDEDFVNQLF; the protein is encoded by the coding sequence ATGTCCCTCCGTCGTCTATCCCACCTTTTGTCACGCACCTCCTCCTCAAATGGTCGCCGTGATCGTTCTGGCAGATTGATTCGAAGGCAAACCGCTCGCCGTCGGTTGAAAAGTGAATTGCTCGAATCGCGGCAACTCCTCACCGCAAACCCGGTGGCTGACAATGATGTGTTCGGTGTTCCTCCAAGTCCGGAAATCTTTGAAGATGACGTCTCGGTGACTTTGAATGTCCTAGCCAATGACGTAGATGCAGACGGCGATATCGTGCCCTCGCTCACGGTGCAGCTTCCATCGCCATCCGTCAATCGTGGTTCGTTAACGAACAACAACGACGGAACGTTCACTTTCTTTCTGAACGACGACTTTGAGGATTTAGCCGAGGGTGAAGTCGCTACTGAGACGTTTGAGTATCGAGTAGAAGATGCGACTGGTGGGACGGCAACAGCGACAGTCGCCATCACCGTCACCGGAGTCAACGATGCAGCGGAGATTGTTGAGGCCAGTAACGTTCCGGCAATTGAATCAGGGGTCGGTGTCGTGGGAGCCAATGCGACTGGCAATCTGAACCACACTGATGTCGACAACGATGATGATGTTTGGGTCGCCGCTACCCTGACCAACGAGAGCGGCTACGGGGAATTCAATCTGCTTGCCGATGGAAGTTGGACGTACACCGTCGACAACGAACATCCAGCGGTCGACGCCCTGAACGTCGGCGATGGTCTGACGGAGGACTTTACGGTGATGACCGAAGATGGCACGTCAGTCGTCGTGACAGTCACCATCAACGGAAGCAACGATGCAGCGGAGATTGTTGAAGCCAGCAACGTTCCAGCAATTGAATCAGGCGTCGGCGTCGTGGGAGCCAATGCAACTGGCAATCTGAACCACACTGATGTCGACAACGATGATGATGTTTGGGTCGCCGCTACCCTGACCAACGAGAGCGGCTACGGGGAATTCAATCTGCTTGCCGATGGAAGTTGGACGTACACCGTCGACAACGAACANCCNGCNGTCGACGCCCTGAACGTCGGCGATGGTCTGACGGAGGACTTTACGGTGATGACCGAAGATGGCACGGCATTTGTCGTGACAGTCACCATCGACGGAAGCAACGATGCAGCAATCATAAGTGAAGCCAGCAACGTTCCTGCAATCGAATCAGGGGTTGCCGCGGGGGCTAATGCCACTGGGGTGTTGTCGTCGGAAGACGTTGACGACAACGATAATGCTTTCCAACCCAGCAGCTCGACGGGAGCTTTCGGGGGCTTCGAAATAGGGGCTGATGGAGGGTGGACCTACGTCGTTAACGAAAGTGCGGTTGACGAACTCGATCTTGGCGACGCAGTGACCGAGTCGTTTATGGTTAGTTCCGTCGATGGCACGATGCACGAGGTCACAGTCACCATCGAAGGGGCTAACGATGCACCGGTCACCATGTTTGATATTGGGGTCACCGATGAGAACTTGCCGGTGACTTTGGACCTGGTTGCAAACGATACGGATATCGATGCCGATGACGAACCAGCTAACTTCACTCTCGTTAGCGCAGTCATCCGATTGGCAACGGAACTTGTTGGGACTGATCTCGGATCGGTTTCCATTCTGGCTAATAAGCTCGTCTTTAACCCTGGCACAGCGTACGATCAGCTCAACGCGGGAGTAGCATCGAATGTTGTCATTGACTACGTGATGCAGGATCGGGCTGGCGCCCAGGCAGCAGGGTTGGTCCTGATTACGGTAGCGGGTGCAAACGATACAGCCACCATCAGTGGTGATATTGCTGCAGGGATTGGCGAAGATTCAGAAGTGCCAAGCGGTGGCTTATTAACCGTCGCTGATTTGGACAACGCTCAAGATGGTTTCCAGGTTGTTAGTGGAGGTGCTGGGGCGTTTGGGGCGTTCGCGATCACTGAAAATGGTGACTGGACTTACACGCTCAATAACGCTGCGGTTGAAAACTTGAACGTTGGCGATATGGAAACCGACACGTTCACGTTCACGTCGATCGACGGAACGGCTAGCCAAGTGGTCACGGTTACGATTGAAGGAGCCAACGACGATGCAACGATCACCGGTGACGCCGCAGGCAGCATCGACGAGGATGCCACGACGCCTTTGATGGGTTCGCTTTCGGTCAGCGACGTCGATCAAGGTCAAGCTGGCTTTAACGTTCCCGCGGATGGCTCGGCCACCTTTGGAACGTTTGCGATCACCGAAAATGGTGACTGGACTTACACGCTCNATAANGCTGCGGTTGAAAGCTTGAACGTTGGTGAATCTGAAACCGACACGTTCACGTTCACGTCNATNGACGGGACGGCNAGCCAAGTGGTCACGGTTACGATTGAAGGAGCCANCGACGATGCAACGATCACCGGCAACGCCGCAGGCAGCATCGACGAGGATGCTACGGCGCCTTTGATGGGTTCGCTTTCGGTCAGCGACGTCGATCAAGGTCAAGCTGGCTTTAACGTTCCCGCGGATGGCTCGGCCACCTTCGGGACGTTTGCGATCACCGAAAATGGTGACTGGACTTACACGCTCAATAACGCTGCGGTTGAAAGCTTGAACGTTGGTGAATCTGAAACCGACACGTTCACGTTCACGTCGATCGACGGGACGGCCAGCCAAGTGGTCACGGTTACGATTGAAGGAGCCAACGACGACGCAACGATCACCGGTGACGCCGAAGGCAGCACCGACGAGGATTCCGCAACGCCTGTGACGGGAACCTTAAACGTTAGCGATGTCGACGAAGGCGAGGCACTGTTCACAATTGTCGAAGAAGGTGCCGGAGCGTTTGGCACCTTCACGATTACCGCCAATGGCGCTTGGACCTACACTCTTGATAACGCTGCCGTCCAGGTGTTGAACGTCGACGAAACCGAAGTCGACGCGTTCTCGTTTCATTCGGTCGATGGCTCAGCCGATTTTGAGGTTGTCGTAACTATCTCCGGCAGCAATGACACGCCGGTCGCCCACAGCCCGGACTTCTCGTCCACCCCCACTGACGAAGACACGCCAGTGAGCGGTGCCATCGGTACGACGTTCCCAATTGATGCATTTGCGACTGATCCCGACGACGAGTTGGGAACTGCCGCCTTTGGTTTTACGGATGTGTACATTGACGGAGTTTTAGCGACTGAAGACAACATCATCACCTACGATGCCAACACTGGGGCCTTCACATTTGATCCTAATAACTCTGACGCTCTCCAGGCACTCGCGGTCAATGAAGTTGCTGAGGTACTAGTCGAGTACACGGCCACCGATGGCGAATTCACGGTGACCGGTACTGCTACATTCATGGTCGAAGGCGTCAACGATGTTCCTGCGATCAGTCAAGTTGTCGATGATTCCGGAACGGTTTTGGAACCGAATTTGTTTAGCGATCCGCTTGATGGGGTGTCTGACGGCGAAGAGTCGGGCGTGATCGATTTCACGGATGTTGATTTGTCGGATTCGCATGCCGCAAGCGTAAGTCCGACCGTTGTTCTGGCAGGCAACAGGCCTGACTTGGCTGCGCTTGGCAGCTTTGTCGCCACGTTGGCTCCTGGCGGTGAATCAACGCCCGCCCGCGTCGAGTGGACATTCACTGTTTCTGACGAAGAGATACGTGTGCTGGATTTTGGCGACACGGTGACGCAGACTTACACGGTCACGATCGACGACGGAAATGGTGGCACCGCCGACCAAGACGTGACGATCACGCTCAGCGGAACGGTGAATGATTTCTTGGTCAATACGATCGCTGATTCAACGGACTCGAACCCTGGAGATGGCTTAGCCGAAGATGCAAGCGGAAACACGTCTCTGCGTGCGGCTATCACCGAGGCAAACCTGGCGGGCGATGCAAATGAACTCAACACTATTCGCTTCAACGTGCCCGGCGCTACCTTAGACCCAATCTCTGGAAACATCGTACTCGCCTTGGGAACTCGATTGCCCAAGATCACCACTCAGCTAGGCATATTGGGAGTTGATGATGGCACCGGCAGCTCGATCGAAGTCTTTGGTGGCAACTTGACGGGAACTGCTGATGATGGATTGCTGATCGAATCTGACGATGCATACATCAGCGATTTGCACTTAACGAGTTTCCCTCGCAATGGAATTCAGCTTCGCGGGGACAATGCCGTTTTCGCGGGCGTCAACATTAACCAGAACGGTCGGGATGGAATTGACCTGCGAGGTTCAGCCTCAACCCGAGTCGAATCGTCTGTTGTTTCCAGCAATGGTCGATTCGGGATTGTTGCAACCGAGGCATCGGACGGATCCGGTGGTTCGAATGTCATCGAATCAAACGTTATCGAAGGCAACGTCGCCATTGGCGTGAGCGTTTCGTCCGCTGGCAACAATGTGACTGGCAATACGATCAGCGGAAATGCTCAAGCCGGTATTTCGTTGACGACGAAGGGATCAAGTACGATCGTCGCAGGCAACTTGATTGGTGGTGAAGCTGTTGCACCAGAGGATGTGACAACTCAGCGTTTTGGTGTTCTGGTGCGGTCTACTGGGAACCTGATTGGCGTAGCAGAATCTGGAAATACCATTCGTGGCAACTCACGAGGGATCTTCTTGCTCGGCGGATCGGCGTCGGACAACGAAATTGCGGGCAACCTTGTGTCCGGTAACGCTGAATACGGCATTACGATTTCTGGGAGTGACAATGTTCAAGTCGTGGACAACGTCATCTCGGGCAACGGGGGAAGCGGTGTCATCGTGACTCGATCGGCGCAAGGAACCGTTATTGAACAGAACCTGATCGGCGTCGAAGCGGACGGGGCGACCGCAATGGGTAACGGCGGCAACGGCGTCGCTGTGATAGGTAGCAGTGATGATACAATCGTGCGTGATAACGTCATCGCGGCCAACCAAGCGAGCCAAGTATCGGTTGCCACGGCATCGACTCGCGGCACGCAAGTGATCGAGAACTTAATCGGTTTTGACGCCAGCGGCGTTAATTCGATTGCCGGTGGTGCAAACGCAATATCGGTCTCGGCGACTTTGTCTAAGATCATAGGGAACCAAATCGCAGGATCGTCCACGGGGATCAAAGTAAGTGGATCCGACGCGGTCGCAAATGAGATCATTGGTAACACGATCGGAACGAACGCTAGTGGTGATGACCATGGCGGCTCGTTTGGCATCAGCATCGAAGATGGCGCTTTCCGAACTCTTGTGGAGGCCAACACCCTTGCCAACAGCTCGCAGGCTGCAGTTCGTGTGACGGGTGATTCAATCCGCAATAAGATCTCTAAGAATGTGATGCTTGGAAACGGTGCAGGTATCAATCTTGTTTCGCCTGGTTCGCCCAACGATGTCGGTGACGCTGACGAAGGTCCGAACCGACTGCAGAATGCGCCCCAGATCTTGGCGCCGTTCACATTGACCGAGGTCACTAATGATGCCGGTGTGTTGGTTGCTCAGCTTGAAGTCGACTATTTCGTCAACACTGACCCAGCCAATGCGAGCTATCCATTGACGATTGAATTCTTCGTCGCTGATTCAAGCGGTCAGGGAGTTCAGTACATTGGAAGTGATACGTTCACGGCTCAGGACTTCAACAACGGCACCAAGACCTTCACTTATGGTTTAGCGTTACCGAGCGACGAAATTGTCAACGGCGTCCCCGTGGATCCCGGTCAGACAATTGAGTTCATCAGCGCAACCGCAACAGATCGGTTGGGAAACACGTCCGAGCTAGCATTCACCAATCCTCTGGACGTCAACAATGACTTAGCCGTAACAGCGTTGGATGCATTGATTATCGTCAACCAGTTGGCAACCACTCCCGCCGAAGGGGAATCAAGTGGTGCAGGTCTGGCTGCGAAGAATGCCATGCAGAGTTCCTTGGACGTCAACCGCGACGGGCGAGTTTCGGCACTCGACGCCTTGATGGTGATCAATCGCCTTGCGAAGTTGGAATCAGGTGGCTCGGGCGGCTTGGCACCAAGTGATGTCGATGATGTTTTCGGGGCCGATGACGACGAGGCTTTGGTCCTATTGGACGAAGATTTCGTTAATCAGCTTTTCTAA
- a CDS encoding WD40 repeat domain-containing protein, producing the protein MKTARGRWIATLTALAFAVAAMPAGLLAQTPSAKDIRPESLFPRSSSVQKAVPRSSLAIRQGDDAKKDVPSRTVKFRSEAGEPVTVTAIAVDPMSDAVAVAGDDHVIRIIDSTSLQTIEELTGHRDRIRTLSFHPENGRLVSAGNDGQLIIWDSKQDYAIRQRMEGTPAIARVRYSTDGNEIAAVGFDSEVFLIGKRVSDRPRLTCDCRDLRAIAYRDDQAMFVVAGRSGDLHLFDTKTTTLIGEFPIHKGRVDDVVFAPQSNIAISVGEDGRLVTFDTRTKEVIKRVSITSGKLFAATMLNSHWVAVAGSDNVIRVVNIDTGNVVAILEGHRGSVPTLAASGGYLFSGGFDATLRRWAVVDMEPTDERIAEGDSPEQRQ; encoded by the coding sequence ATGAAGACTGCGCGTGGTCGATGGATTGCGACGCTAACCGCACTGGCTTTTGCCGTAGCAGCGATGCCGGCAGGTTTGCTCGCTCAAACTCCATCGGCCAAAGATATTCGTCCCGAGTCGCTCTTTCCACGCTCTTCAAGCGTTCAAAAGGCTGTTCCACGTTCATCTCTAGCGATCAGGCAAGGTGACGATGCGAAGAAAGATGTCCCCTCCAGGACTGTGAAATTCCGCAGCGAAGCTGGTGAACCGGTCACGGTTACGGCGATAGCGGTTGATCCTATGAGTGATGCCGTGGCGGTTGCCGGTGACGACCATGTTATTCGTATTATCGATAGCACATCGCTTCAAACCATCGAGGAATTGACCGGTCACCGCGATCGGATTCGAACTCTTTCGTTCCATCCTGAGAACGGCCGATTGGTTTCGGCTGGCAACGATGGGCAGTTGATCATTTGGGATAGCAAGCAAGACTACGCGATCCGTCAGCGGATGGAAGGCACACCGGCAATCGCGCGGGTGCGCTATTCAACTGACGGAAACGAAATTGCGGCCGTTGGATTCGATAGCGAAGTCTTTCTGATCGGTAAACGCGTCAGTGATCGACCAAGACTGACTTGTGATTGCCGAGACCTTCGAGCCATCGCTTACCGAGATGACCAAGCGATGTTCGTGGTCGCAGGTCGCAGCGGCGATCTGCATCTGTTTGACACAAAAACAACGACCTTGATCGGCGAATTTCCCATCCATAAAGGTCGTGTTGACGACGTCGTATTTGCGCCCCAAAGCAACATAGCGATCAGCGTTGGTGAAGATGGTCGGTTGGTGACCTTTGATACTCGCACCAAGGAAGTGATCAAGCGAGTATCAATTACCAGCGGGAAATTGTTCGCCGCAACGATGCTCAATAGCCATTGGGTAGCCGTGGCGGGAAGCGACAACGTAATTCGAGTGGTGAATATTGACACTGGTAATGTGGTCGCAATCCTTGAGGGGCATCGAGGAAGCGTGCCAACGCTTGCGGCCAGTGGAGGATATTTGTTCTCGGGTGGTTTTGATGCGACGCTTCGGCGTTGGGCGGTCGTTGATATGGAACCTACCGATGAAAGAATCGCAGAAGGCGATTCACCCGAACAGCGGCAATAA